One window from the genome of Nitrospira sp. encodes:
- a CDS encoding DUF2442 domain-containing protein, which translates to MNTLAIDTAVPTAESVILTNDTLTVELSDGRSLSVPLDWFPRLVHATQAERKRWRLIGRGRGIHWDLLDEDIGIDGLLAGKPSGESQASFQKWLAARQGTRTRRTTPRRGVTRR; encoded by the coding sequence ATGAATACTTTGGCGATTGACACCGCCGTTCCCACAGCAGAATCGGTCATTCTGACAAACGACACGTTGACCGTCGAACTGAGCGATGGGCGGAGCCTATCCGTTCCCCTTGATTGGTTCCCTCGCTTAGTCCATGCGACGCAAGCGGAACGAAAACGCTGGCGATTGATCGGTCGGGGACGCGGCATCCATTGGGATCTGCTCGACGAGGACATCGGCATCGATGGACTCTTGGCTGGCAAGCCATCAGGCGAAAGCCAGGCCTCCTTTCAGAAGTGGCTTGCTGCTCGCCAAGGCACCCGAACCAGACGAACTACCCCTCGTAGAGGCGTCACACGCCGCTAA